The genomic window TGCCGTTGCAGTTGCACATGCTCATGGAATTATTCATCGTGATCTGAAACCCGAAAATATCTTAGTGGACGACTCTAAAGATCCTATTCAAGTCAAAGTATCTGACTTTGGTATTGCATTGGCGCTGAGCGATCGTTCAATTACTAGAACTAACTCGCTTTTAGGGTCGGTTCACTATATGTCGCCAGAGCAAATTCGTGGAGGTTCAGCCACTGAATTGTCAGATATTTATGCTCTAGGGATAATTTTGTTTGAATTACTAGCTAAAACGGTTCCGTTTCAAGGGGATACCGCTGTAGCAGTTGCTTTAAAACATTCAAAAGAAGACATTCCTGATCTACAAAAAATTGATTCTCATATCCCACAGCCATTGGAAAATGTTGTTTTAAAAGCAACTGCCAAAGATCCTGGTCAGCGTTATCAATCTGTTAACGAAATGCACAAAGATCTTGAAACTGTGTTGCTACCAGAAAGAGCAGGGGAAAAGAAGTTTGTTCCTGATCCAATGGCAGGTCGGAATTTAGATGAAACACGGGTGATGCCACCCTTGCATGAGTCAAAACAAACTGAAGAGTCAAAACCTGAAAAGAAAAAAGATCACAAACGTAGGAACATCATCATTGCAGCAGTTGCAGCTGTACTAGTTCTGATCTTGATCATTTTCTTTGCAGTCAGGGGAAATCAAGAAACAACAGTTCCTGATTTAAGCAACTTGACGCTCAAGCAAGCTAAAGTGATGTTACGAGGATCCAACTTGCAGGTCGGAAATATTTCCAAAGAAAATGATGATGACGTTGAAGCCGGGCATGTTATTCGCTCTATTCCCAACAAGGGATTAAAGCTAAAGAATAATGCTGACGTAAATTTAGTCGTCAGCTTAGGAGCAACTTATTATAAGATGCCTAACTTAGTCGGCAAACAATATGAGGATGTTTCTGATAATTTGGATAAGCGTGGATTCAAAGTGAAACTCAAATACATTGCTAACAACAACTACACTTCTGGTACGATTCTTAAACAAAGTATTCAGTCAGGAGAGCAAGTGGTTGCCAAAAAGAAGACGTTGACATTGACCTTAGCTAAACCGCAGACTGCCAAGAAGAAGGTAACTCGGGTTCGCGACCTTACAGGCTATAACTTAAAGAGCATTCAGGATTATGCCAAAGAAATCAATGTGACACTAGACGTTTCATACGCATACTCTGATAGCATCGCAGATGGTATCTTAATCAGTCAGAATCCAGAAGCTAATAGCGTTATCAGTTCAGGCGGAACGCTGTCAGTTACTATGTCCAAAGGTCCTGAATCGTCAAAGGGCAATTCATCCAACAATAATGATAACGACAGTAACTCCAGTTCAAGCAATTCTACTAAAAACATCACGCGAAACATTACGATTCCATATACCAATGATGGTTCGGGGACCCCTAATAAAGTCACGATTTATTTAGGGGATGCAAATCATAATATTTCAAATCCCTACAGAACCATGAATATTTCTCAAGATACACCGGTGCTATTAAGTTTCAACGTAAAAGATGGACAGACAGGGAACTACACGGTTGAAAGCAATAATTCAACGATCTTAAGTGGTTCAGTTAGCGGGTAGTTGACATGATAAGACAAGGAAGAATTATAAAATCGATCAGTGGTTTCTATGATGTTATCGATAATGAAAACGACAAATTGATCAGAACCAGAGCTCGAGGAAATTTTCGTAAACGTGGGATCAAGCCGATTGTTGGCGACATGGTCTCATATGAAGATGGCGGAGACTTAGGTTACATTTTGGAATTGTTGCCAAGGACTAACAGTCTAGTCAGACCACCAATTGCTAATGTTAATCAGGCAATTGTTGTAACATCGGCAATTGAGCCAAAATTTTCCAGTAATTTATTGGACAAAATTTTGATCAACATTGAGCATAACGATATTCAACCGTTGATTTATTTAACCAAGTCAGATTTGATTTCTGACAATGAATATCAAGATTTAAAAAAGATTTTATCCGGCTATAACGAAGCCGATTATGTAGTATTTGATGATCAAGATAGTTATAATAATGAACAATTGTTAGCATTAGAAAATCATTTTGCTGACAAGGTCACAGTATTCACCGGACAGTCTGGTGCCGGCAAATCGACATTGCTGAACCATATTAATCCGGAGTTAAATATTGCGACAGCGGCGATTTCACAGACGTTGAATCGTGGTAAACATACAACTCGGCAAGTTTCATTGTTTGAAATATCAGGTGGATTAGTTGCCGATACGCCAGGATTTTCTTCACTTGACCTAATTGATATAGACAAAGAGGAATTGCCAAAACTTTTTCCTGAGTTTGTTAAATACAGTCCAGAATGCAAGTTCAGAGGTTGCATGCATGTTAATGAACCTGGCTGCAAAGTCAAAGAAATGGTTGAAGAAAATGTCATTATGAAGAGTCGTTACGATAATTATTTGTATTTCTTGAATGAAATCAATTCATATAAAAAAAGATACTGAGGGGCGAAACTATGACAAAGAAGATTGCACCATCAATTTTAGCGGCAGATATTATGAACCTTGAAAGAGATGTCAAGGTAGCAGAACAGGCTGGAGCAGATTTATTCCACATCGATATTATGGACGGACATTTTGTTCCTAATATGTCATTTAGTCCAAGCGTTGTTGAAGGAATGAAGAGAATCACCGATAAGCCTTTAGACGTTCACATGATGATCGACAATCCAGATCAATTTATTAAGCCGGTCGTGGATGCGGGAGCAGACACAGTTTTGATTCATACCGAAAGCACCAACCATATTTATCGCTCAATTGAGTTGATCAAGAGCCTTGGCGCCAAAGCAGGGGTGGTTGTTAATCCAGGAACACCTTTGGAAAATGTTAAATATCTTTTCCCAATCATTGACCAAATCTTAGTTATGACTGTTAATCCTGGCTTTGGTGGTCAAAAGTTTATTCCTGGTATGTTGAAAAAGATTCAACGTCTTGACCAACTGCGTCAAACTACTGATGACGACAACTTTAAGATTGAAGTTGATGGTGGAATCAACCCAGAAACTATCCAATTATGTTCAGAAGCAGGAGCTGACATTTTTGTTGCTGGTTCATACTTATTTGAGGGCGAAGGAGAATCTGAATTTTCAGATAAAATCCAAAATTTAAAAAAGTTAGCGGCAGAATAATATGAAACGAGTAAATGTTCTTTTAGGAGGCCCTACAAGCGAGTATCCCAACGAATTATTAAATAACGCATCAATTATACCTGGTAAGTGGGTTGGAGCTGACAGGGGAAATCTGTACTTAATTTCTCATGGTGTTATGCCAGCCATTGCTGTCGGAGATTTTGATTCAATTAATAAAAAAGAACAAAAGTTAGTGAAGGACAATATAGCTGACTTTGAAAAGTATCCACCTGAAAAAGACGATACTGACTCACAATTGGCAATTCTGGCAGCGCATGATAAGTTTGATCCAGATGAATATTATGTCTATGGTGCTACTGGTGGTCGAGTTGATCATTTTTTGGCAAATCTTTATTTGCCGTTTGATCCACGATTTGCTGATTTTTATGACAAGCTATACTTTAAATCAGCTACGAATACGATCAGATTTTTCAGACCAGGTAGTTATACGATTTATCATGAGAATGGTATGAAGTATGTTGCATTCGCCCATTTAGGGCCAGTTTCCAATTTAAATATTGTCGATGCTAAATATACTCTGAAAAACTTTAGTGCTGATCATGCGATTAGTTGGGCCAGCAATGAGTTTGTCAAAGATACGATCGATTTCAATTTTGATAGCGGCGTAATCGCTGTGATTCAAAGTTGCGATAAAAAATAAAAAGAAGATGCAAATTTTGCATCTTCTTTTTATTTTGTCTCTAACAAAAATACAGGGCACTAAAAAAAGACTAACGACATTATAAATGTGCTAGTCTTTTTTAGATGATTAAATTATACACGAGTAACTTTTCCTGATTTCAAAGCTCTTGCTGAAACCCAAACGCGTTTAGGTTTACCATCAACTAAAATACGAACTTTTTGCAAATTTGGCTTCCAAGAACGTTTTGATTGATTAAGAGCGTGTGAACGTTTGTTACCGAACACAGTCTTACGGCCTGTAATAATATCTTTTGCCATGGGACCGACCTCCTTTGGCTACATGTTTTCTTTAAAATATCACCTAAATAACTTACCATACCGAGGTGTCCAAATCAATAGGGGATTTATATTGTAGTTATTTCTTTAATTAAAAATCTGGCTATGATAGAATTTTAATGTTTATACAGTACATTGATCCAGATAGGAGGATCTACAATGGCAATTACAATAAATACCAAACATGGACAGATCGATATTTCAAATAGTACAGTTGCATCGATCGTTGGTGGAGCTGCATCTGATATTTACGGAATCGTAGGGATGGCTAGTAAAAATCAATTACGTGATGGTATGAACACTATCTTAAATCGTGAAGATTTTTCACGTGGCGTCGTGATTCATCAAGAGGATGATAAACTTGCCGTTGACGTCTATATCATTGTTGGCTACGGCATTAAAATTTCGGAAGTAGCTAAGAATTTAAAAGAAAAAGTTAAATATAATCTAGAAACAATGCTCGGAACACCAGCCGGCACTGTAAATGTTTATGTTCAAGGAATTAAAGTTTTAGATGATATCAAATAGGAATTGCTGGTTGGAGGAGAAATTTTGAGTATAGAACGTATTACTAAGAAAGAATTTTCTGATATGGTCCGAATCGCCGCTCACAGACTTGAGAAGAATGCGAAGTTTGTTAATTCTCTCAACGTCTTTCCGGTTCCGGATGGAGACACTGGTACTAATATGAGTTTGACGGTTCAAAGTGGTTTTAAAGCAGTTAATGAATCTGAAGCTGAGACTGTCGGTGGATTAGGTAAGGCTTTAGCAAAAGGCCTATTAATGGGTGCTCGTGGAAATTCAGGTGTTATCACATCTCAATTATTTAGAGGATTTTCCAAGAGTATCGAATCTAAAGATGAATTGACAGCGATCGATTTAGCAAAAGCTTTTGACGACGGTGTTAAAACTGCATACAAGGCGGTTATGAAGCCTGTTGAAGGAACAATTTTAACTGTTGCAAAGTATGGGGCTAATGCTGCCGTTGATGCTGCAAAATCATCTAACGATGTTTCCGTGATCATGCAAGCTGCTGTTAAAGGCGCCAAAGTTGGTCTAGAGAAGACGCCATCGCTTTTGCCAGTTCTTAAAGAAGTTGGCGTAGTTGATTCAGGTGGTCAAGGACTAGTTTTCATTTACGAAGGCTTCCTTGAAGGTTTGACTGGCGAGTCAGCAGCAGAAGAAGAATACACTCCAGACGAAGGTGAAATGGATGAGATGGTAAATGCCACTCATCATCAAGCCGTTCAAGGACAATTCACTAATGACGACATCAAGAATGGCTACTGTACGGAAATGATGGTCGAATTGGGTCAAAATCCTACTTCAGACGAGAAGTTCGATAATGATACGATGAGAAATTATCTCAGCACTATCGGTGATTCATTGATCGTAGTTTCTGACGATGAAGTAGTCAAAGTTCATGTGCACACCAATTACCCACGTAAGGTTTGGGAAGAGGGACGCAAATTTGGATCATTGGTCAAAGTTAAGATCGACAACATGAGAATTCAACATGAGACAATCGTCGATGATGACGAAGTTGCATCGTCAGTTGCTACAGCTGAAAAACCAAATGAACCAATTGATTATGCAATCATTGCCGTATCATCCGGCGAAGGGTTGTCAGAATTGTATAAGAGTTTAGGCGTAACTAATATCATCAGCGGTGGACAGACGATGAATCCATCGACGAACGACATTGTTGATGCTATCAATAATTCGAACGCAAAACGAGCAATTATTTTACCAAATAACGGTAATATCATTATGGCAGCTAAACAAGCTGCTGGCTTAGTTGATATTCCAGTTGCAATCGTTCCATCGAAAACTATTTCTCAAGGGATGACAGCAATGTTGTCATTTAATCCTGAGGCGGATATTGATGAGAACCAAGAGAATATGGAAGATTCATTAGATACTGTTAAGAGTGGTCAAGTGACTCAAGCTATCCGTAACACAGCAATTGATGGATTAAATATTACCAAGGGTCATTTTATGGGTATCGTTGATGGTAAGATCGAAGTTGACGATGCAGACATCGTTAAAGCCACTGAAGATATGCTAGATAAAATGATCGATGAAGACAGTGAAGTTATCACGATCCTTGTCGGTAAAGATGGAAATGATCAAGATGCACAAACAATTTCAGATTACCTGTCAGACAAATATGACGATCTAGAAACCGAGATTCATCAAGGCGACCAACCAGTTTATCCATACTTGATTGCCGTCGAATAACTACTAATACATCTAATTCTTATGGATTAGGTGTATTTTATTTTTTTGTGAGGGGGAATTAAATGAATTTACAGCAAGTACCAGTCTCAGAGCTTCCTGGAGTGGGTCCAAAGCGACTAACTGCGATTGAATCGTTGGGCATTAAATCAATTTATGACTTGTTGTTTTATTTCCCCTTCAGATATGAGGATATGGAAGTCAAAGATTTAGCTGATGCAGTTGATCAAGAAAAGATTTTGCTCAAAGGCGTTGTTGCATCTGATCCAGTGGTTGCTCATTTTGGATATCGTAAAAATCGTTTGAACGTTCGGATCTTATCCGAAAGTGAATCGATCATGGTGACGTTTTTTAATCAGCCTTGGCTCAAGGATAAATTTGAAACGGGTAATGAGGTTGCTGTCTACGGCAAATGGAACGAGGCTCGACGGGCACTGACCGGTATCAAGGTTATTGGTGACAGCCACTATGAGGGTTCGATCGATTCGGTCTATTCGGTGAATAAGAATATTCATCAGAAAACATTGATAAATCTGATCAAGCAAGCTTTTGACAAATATCATCAGGATATTGTTACGGTGATCCCTGAAAAAATCCGAGAGAAGTACAAACTTTTAAATGATGAGCAAATTGTTAAGGGGATGCATTTTCCTGAAAATGAATCAGAAAGTGAAGTTGCAAGAAGAAGTGCAAAATTTCGAGAATTCTTTTTGTTCGAGTGTGGTATCCAGAGCGTTAAAGCTAAAGAAACTCAAGCTAACGACGGAATCAAGGAAGAATACAGCCAAGAATTTGTTCAGAAATTTTTAGACAGTCTCCCATTTGAACTGACTAAGGCACAATCACGGGTGGTTCAAGAAATTTTAGATGATATGAATTCAAGTCATCACATGAACCGTCTTCTACAAGGTGACGTTGGTTCTGGTAAAACAATCGTGGCTGTGATTGCAATGCTGGCATCTGTTACAGCTGGGTATCAGGCGGCAATCATGGCTCCGACTGAAATTTTGGCGCAACAGCATTTTGAAAAAATCAGCAAATTATTGACTCCGCTGAAATTGCGAGTAGGGATTTTGACTGGTTCGCAAACCAAAAAAGAGCACGATACAATTGCACAAAATATTGCCGATGGCAAAATCAACATCATTGTTGGAACGCATGCATTGATACAAGACAGTGTCACTTTTAAAAAATTAGGCTTTATCGTAATTGATGAGCAGCATCGTTTTGGTGTCAATCAACGAAAAGCCTTGCGACAAAAGGGCGAGAATCCTGATGTCTTAGCTATGACGGCAACCCCGATCCCAAGAACGTTAGCAATCACAACATACGGTGATATGGACGTTTCTAGAATTGATGAATTACCATCAGGTCGAAAAGCAATTGAGACGTATTGGATCCGCAGTCAGAAAATCGAACAGATGTATCGCTTCGTTCAAAAGCAATTGGAACAACAAGCTCAAGTTTATGTAGTAACGCCGTTGATCAGTGAGTCTGAAAAAATCGACTTGAAAAACGCTGAACTGATTTTTGATAAATTTAACGAGCTCTTTGCTCCAAAATATAAGATTGGTCTATTGCATGGACAAATGCCAAACGATGAAAAAGAGTCGGTAATGAACGAATTTAGTAACCACAAAATTGATGTACTAGTTTCAACGACCGTTATTGAAGTTGGGGTCGATGTTCCAAATGCAACAGTTATGGTGATCTATGACGCTAATCGTTTTGGTTTATCTCAGCTCCATCAACTTCGTGGCCGTGTTGGTCGAGGAGACAAGCAGTCGTATTGTATTTTGATTGCGGATCCCAAAAATGATATTGCATTGGAAAGAATGAAGATCCTGACTCAAACCACTGACGGTTTTGTTTTAGCAGAAGAGGACCTGAAAATGCGGGGTTCTGGTGATCTTTTGGGAAGTAAGCAATCTGGTTTGCCTGATTTTAAAGTGGGTAATCCAATCACTGACTTCAACATTTTGGAAACAGCTCAACAAGAAGCTGAACAATTGTTTAAGGAAACTGATGCAATCAATAAACCAGAAAATAAAGTGTTAAAATTGTTCTTGAATGTTGAATTTGAACAATTAAATAATTTCGATTAGTGAGGAATGAAAATGAAAATTGCTGTTGACGCAATGGGCGGAGACAATGCCCCCCAAGTTGTTGTTGAAGGTATCGAAAAAGCGCGAGACGAATGGGCTGATCTCCAATTCGTTTTATATGGCGATGAAACTAAGATCAAGAAGTACCTTAAGAGCAACAAAAATATAACGATCGTGGCTACTGATGAGGAAGTACTAGGGACAGATGAACCGGTCAAGGCCATTCGTACTAAAAAGAATTCTTCAATGGTCCGTGCAGCTAAGTCGGTCAAAGATGGCGAAAATGATGCGATGTTCTCATTAGGAAATACTGGTGCACTGTTAGCTGCCGGAATTTTCATTATCGGACGAATCAAACAAGTTGAACGTCCCGCACTGATGCCGACTTTACCCGTAACCAATTCTCCATTGGGCGTAAATATGCTTGATGTTGGTGCAAACGCTGAAGCCAAATCGTCATATTTACAACAGTGGGCAGTTATGGGATCGATTTACGCTCAAGATGTTAAAAACATCAAAGAACCTCGAATCGGTCTATTGAACAACGGTTCTGAATCTGACAAAGGCGATACTTTACATAAAGAAGCTTATGAATTGCTTCAAAATACTGACGAGATCAATTTTATCGGAAACGTTGAATCTAACGATATTTTAGCTGGAGTAGCTGATGTCATCGTGACAGACGGTTTCACTGGAAATGCAGCTTTGAAAGCGACAGAAGGTACGGCAACGATTTTATTAAAACAACTTAAAAAGGCATTAATGGACAATGGACTATACACTAAGATTGGTGCTGCCATTGTCGCCCCATCATTGCGTGGCATCCGAGACATGTTCGATACCTCAAAAGCAGGGGGCGCGGTATTATTAGGCCTCAAATCACCAGTTGTTAAAGCTCACGGTGCTGCTGATGTTGACACTATTTTTTACACTGTAAAACAGATTTATGATATGTTATTGAATGATACAATCAATAAAGCAAATACATATTTTGAAAAAATGCAAAAAGATAATAAGTAATTGGTTAAAATGTTGAAAGCATCATCAAAGTGTTGTATAAATATCAAATACATTGATGACACTATCTAAGGAGAAACTAAATGTCTGAACAAGAAATTTTTGATAAGATCACTGGCCTCTTGGCTGATAAATTTGAAGTCGATAAGAGTACTATTACCAAGGAAACATCATTTACCAAAGATTTAGATGCTGATTCGATCGATTTAGTTGAATTCGTACTAGAATTAGAAGAAGAATTTGGCTCAGAGATCCCTGATGACGATGCTGAAAAGATCACAACAGTTGGAGAAGCTGTATCTTATATTGCAAATAAACAAAAATAAGGCCAATCAGCCTTATTTTTTTTACCTAATCAATTATTTAGTTGTGAAATTTAGTATAATGATAGTTATTTGAAGGGAGTCGTAAAATGTTAGATCCTAAATTTTTTGAATTATTAAAAGAAGACTATGGTATTACATTCAATGACAAGAAGTTAGTTGAACGTGCAATGACCCATTCTTCATACGATAATGAACATCGTGACCTTAACATTGGAGACTACGAACGTTTAGAGTTTTTAGGGGATGCAGTTCTAGAAATCAACATTTCGGAGTATTTGTTTACCCATTTTCCGGAGCTACCAGAAGGTAAGCTGACACGTTTGCGGTCTGACATTGTTAGAACTGATAGTTTTGCTCGGTTTGCCAAACAGATCCATATTGATAAATATCTGCAGATTGGTAGAGGCGAAGAAAAGCAAGGTGCGCGCCAAAGACATACGCTGCTTGAAGATATTTTCGAAGCATTTAATGGTGCCTTGTATTTGGATCAAGGAAACGACGTTGTTGAACAATTCTTGACACAAGTAGTCTACCCACATATCGCCTCAGGTGAATTTTCAGAAGACACAGATTTCAAAACTCATTTACAAGAAAAATTGCAACAATCTGGCGAGGTTGACATCAACTACCGCGTGATCGATGAAGAAGGTCCAGATCACGACAAGAAGTTTGAAATTGAATTAGTCGTGAATAATAAAGTACTATCAAAAGGCTTTGGTTATAGCAAAAAACATGCTGAACAAATGGCTGCAAAAAGAGCATTAGAAGAATTATAGGAGTTAGTTTATGCCATTAAAATCATTAACGATCAATGGATTTAAGTCTTTTGCTGATAAAACCAAAATTGATTTCACAACAGGAATCACTGGTATCGTTGGTCCAAACGGAAGTGGAAAGTCTAATATTACCGAAGCTATTCGTTGGGTCATGGGTGAACAATCAGCTCGAAGTCTTCGTGGTGATAAGATGGTGGATGTTATTTTTGCTGGAA from Companilactobacillus sp. includes these protein-coding regions:
- a CDS encoding DAK2 domain-containing protein, with the translated sequence MSIERITKKEFSDMVRIAAHRLEKNAKFVNSLNVFPVPDGDTGTNMSLTVQSGFKAVNESEAETVGGLGKALAKGLLMGARGNSGVITSQLFRGFSKSIESKDELTAIDLAKAFDDGVKTAYKAVMKPVEGTILTVAKYGANAAVDAAKSSNDVSVIMQAAVKGAKVGLEKTPSLLPVLKEVGVVDSGGQGLVFIYEGFLEGLTGESAAEEEYTPDEGEMDEMVNATHHQAVQGQFTNDDIKNGYCTEMMVELGQNPTSDEKFDNDTMRNYLSTIGDSLIVVSDDEVVKVHVHTNYPRKVWEEGRKFGSLVKVKIDNMRIQHETIVDDDEVASSVATAEKPNEPIDYAIIAVSSGEGLSELYKSLGVTNIISGGQTMNPSTNDIVDAINNSNAKRAIILPNNGNIIMAAKQAAGLVDIPVAIVPSKTISQGMTAMLSFNPEADIDENQENMEDSLDTVKSGQVTQAIRNTAIDGLNITKGHFMGIVDGKIEVDDADIVKATEDMLDKMIDEDSEVITILVGKDGNDQDAQTISDYLSDKYDDLETEIHQGDQPVYPYLIAVE
- the rpmB gene encoding 50S ribosomal protein L28; the protein is MAKDIITGRKTVFGNKRSHALNQSKRSWKPNLQKVRILVDGKPKRVWVSARALKSGKVTRV
- the plsX gene encoding phosphate acyltransferase PlsX, yielding MKIAVDAMGGDNAPQVVVEGIEKARDEWADLQFVLYGDETKIKKYLKSNKNITIVATDEEVLGTDEPVKAIRTKKNSSMVRAAKSVKDGENDAMFSLGNTGALLAAGIFIIGRIKQVERPALMPTLPVTNSPLGVNMLDVGANAEAKSSYLQQWAVMGSIYAQDVKNIKEPRIGLLNNGSESDKGDTLHKEAYELLQNTDEINFIGNVESNDILAGVADVIVTDGFTGNAALKATEGTATILLKQLKKALMDNGLYTKIGAAIVAPSLRGIRDMFDTSKAGGAVLLGLKSPVVKAHGAADVDTIFYTVKQIYDMLLNDTINKANTYFEKMQKDNK
- the rnc gene encoding ribonuclease III, yielding MLDPKFFELLKEDYGITFNDKKLVERAMTHSSYDNEHRDLNIGDYERLEFLGDAVLEINISEYLFTHFPELPEGKLTRLRSDIVRTDSFARFAKQIHIDKYLQIGRGEEKQGARQRHTLLEDIFEAFNGALYLDQGNDVVEQFLTQVVYPHIASGEFSEDTDFKTHLQEKLQQSGEVDINYRVIDEEGPDHDKKFEIELVVNNKVLSKGFGYSKKHAEQMAAKRALEEL
- the pknB gene encoding Stk1 family PASTA domain-containing Ser/Thr kinase, which produces MDKGYLVGNRYEIIRTLGEGGMANVYLANDIKTNQKVAVKALRYDLQDDESVKRRFEREAKATGTLSHPNIVNVLDVCNDNGKQYIIIEYVHGPNLKKYIRDNFPIPYHEVVDIMEQITAAVAVAHAHGIIHRDLKPENILVDDSKDPIQVKVSDFGIALALSDRSITRTNSLLGSVHYMSPEQIRGGSATELSDIYALGIILFELLAKTVPFQGDTAVAVALKHSKEDIPDLQKIDSHIPQPLENVVLKATAKDPGQRYQSVNEMHKDLETVLLPERAGEKKFVPDPMAGRNLDETRVMPPLHESKQTEESKPEKKKDHKRRNIIIAAVAAVLVLILIIFFAVRGNQETTVPDLSNLTLKQAKVMLRGSNLQVGNISKENDDDVEAGHVIRSIPNKGLKLKNNADVNLVVSLGATYYKMPNLVGKQYEDVSDNLDKRGFKVKLKYIANNNYTSGTILKQSIQSGEQVVAKKKTLTLTLAKPQTAKKKVTRVRDLTGYNLKSIQDYAKEINVTLDVSYAYSDSIADGILISQNPEANSVISSGGTLSVTMSKGPESSKGNSSNNNDNDSNSSSSNSTKNITRNITIPYTNDGSGTPNKVTIYLGDANHNISNPYRTMNISQDTPVLLSFNVKDGQTGNYTVESNNSTILSGSVSG
- a CDS encoding thiamine diphosphokinase; this encodes MKRVNVLLGGPTSEYPNELLNNASIIPGKWVGADRGNLYLISHGVMPAIAVGDFDSINKKEQKLVKDNIADFEKYPPEKDDTDSQLAILAAHDKFDPDEYYVYGATGGRVDHFLANLYLPFDPRFADFYDKLYFKSATNTIRFFRPGSYTIYHENGMKYVAFAHLGPVSNLNIVDAKYTLKNFSADHAISWASNEFVKDTIDFNFDSGVIAVIQSCDKK
- the rpe gene encoding ribulose-phosphate 3-epimerase, which translates into the protein MTKKIAPSILAADIMNLERDVKVAEQAGADLFHIDIMDGHFVPNMSFSPSVVEGMKRITDKPLDVHMMIDNPDQFIKPVVDAGADTVLIHTESTNHIYRSIELIKSLGAKAGVVVNPGTPLENVKYLFPIIDQILVMTVNPGFGGQKFIPGMLKKIQRLDQLRQTTDDDNFKIEVDGGINPETIQLCSEAGADIFVAGSYLFEGEGESEFSDKIQNLKKLAAE
- the rsgA gene encoding ribosome small subunit-dependent GTPase A, whose amino-acid sequence is MRQGRIIKSISGFYDVIDNENDKLIRTRARGNFRKRGIKPIVGDMVSYEDGGDLGYILELLPRTNSLVRPPIANVNQAIVVTSAIEPKFSSNLLDKILINIEHNDIQPLIYLTKSDLISDNEYQDLKKILSGYNEADYVVFDDQDSYNNEQLLALENHFADKVTVFTGQSGAGKSTLLNHINPELNIATAAISQTLNRGKHTTRQVSLFEISGGLVADTPGFSSLDLIDIDKEELPKLFPEFVKYSPECKFRGCMHVNEPGCKVKEMVEENVIMKSRYDNYLYFLNEINSYKKRY
- the recG gene encoding ATP-dependent DNA helicase RecG — protein: MNLQQVPVSELPGVGPKRLTAIESLGIKSIYDLLFYFPFRYEDMEVKDLADAVDQEKILLKGVVASDPVVAHFGYRKNRLNVRILSESESIMVTFFNQPWLKDKFETGNEVAVYGKWNEARRALTGIKVIGDSHYEGSIDSVYSVNKNIHQKTLINLIKQAFDKYHQDIVTVIPEKIREKYKLLNDEQIVKGMHFPENESESEVARRSAKFREFFLFECGIQSVKAKETQANDGIKEEYSQEFVQKFLDSLPFELTKAQSRVVQEILDDMNSSHHMNRLLQGDVGSGKTIVAVIAMLASVTAGYQAAIMAPTEILAQQHFEKISKLLTPLKLRVGILTGSQTKKEHDTIAQNIADGKINIIVGTHALIQDSVTFKKLGFIVIDEQHRFGVNQRKALRQKGENPDVLAMTATPIPRTLAITTYGDMDVSRIDELPSGRKAIETYWIRSQKIEQMYRFVQKQLEQQAQVYVVTPLISESEKIDLKNAELIFDKFNELFAPKYKIGLLHGQMPNDEKESVMNEFSNHKIDVLVSTTVIEVGVDVPNATVMVIYDANRFGLSQLHQLRGRVGRGDKQSYCILIADPKNDIALERMKILTQTTDGFVLAEEDLKMRGSGDLLGSKQSGLPDFKVGNPITDFNILETAQQEAEQLFKETDAINKPENKVLKLFLNVEFEQLNNFD
- a CDS encoding Asp23/Gls24 family envelope stress response protein, yielding MAITINTKHGQIDISNSTVASIVGGAASDIYGIVGMASKNQLRDGMNTILNREDFSRGVVIHQEDDKLAVDVYIIVGYGIKISEVAKNLKEKVKYNLETMLGTPAGTVNVYVQGIKVLDDIK
- the acpP gene encoding acyl carrier protein, whose product is MSEQEIFDKITGLLADKFEVDKSTITKETSFTKDLDADSIDLVEFVLELEEEFGSEIPDDDAEKITTVGEAVSYIANKQK